In the genome of Candidatus Nezhaarchaeales archaeon, the window ATCGCCAAGCATGTAGCGTAGCTTACGCTTCGTAACCCCTATAGTACTCTTCTGGACGCGTCTACCTAGCTCCCTATATAACTCTTCTAGGTCTGCTTCGAGAAGCCAGCTTAGCCATCCATCACCGTAGTTATGCCATACAAGCCATAGTAACGCCTCCTGTGGAGGTGTAAACTCACCTGTCTGAATGAAGTCTTCAGGGTGTAATGCTTCCCAAGCTACCTCTAAGGGGTGGACGGCTACGCTACGTTCATACTTAAACCCATCGTACGTAAAGGTGTAGCTCCGCCTACACGGCGTTTTAACCTCGCCTGTTACGTAGAAGAGTTTTTTATCCGCAGAAGGTGAAGCTACGAGGCCTAAATGGTTCGGGTCCCCGCCGTCGAAGTATTCGCTTTCAGTATCAACGATAATCATGCTGTAGGCTGGATCCTGCGCCTTCATAACGCTCCACGCTAACACCTTACCGAAGTTCGTTTTACCTCCACCGGTTATGGAGCAGACGAGTATATGATGGGGGAAGGCGTTCACGCCGTTAATAGCTACTGTCTTCACGGTGGCCTTATGCCCCACCCTAACCGTGCCTACAGGTATATCACCGGTTCCGAGGTTAAGCTGCTCTAGATCCTCACCGGTTAAGGCTTCGACGCTTGAAAAAAGCCTTGGAAGCGACGTAGGCCCATGCTGCTCGCCGTCCTCATCTATTTGAGCTACAACTGTGGCTAAGGCGGTATCGTAGTAGCGTAACGGCTTATCGAAGAATTCTACTTCCTCGCCCCGCTCCTTCTTAAAGGATATCCTAGCGACCTCGACGGGCGTAAGTAGGGCTTCAGGCTTAAAGCCGTAAACCCTAGCCGCGTACTTAACGCCGACATCCTCAATCTTCACGAGTTGGCCTAGTTCAACCTTAAGGCCCTCGTTAACCCTAAACTTAACTGTTGAACCCTCAGCCCATACTACTACGCCTAGCCTTAACCCCTCTTGCACCAAAGCCCTTCCTCCTTAAAGCCTGTAGCCTTAAGATCGGCTAGGAAGCGGCTTAATATGCCGGCCTCCTTAAGGGCTTCGAGGAATACCATTCTATCCATTCCTAGCTCGTTCCTACCTATCTTAGCATCCTCGTGAACCCCTCGAAGAGGGTAGGGGTAACCAGGCGTTGAAGGATCCTGTAGGGATGCTAGCATACCTAAGCATACTTCGAGGCCGCTCCTCCTAAGGCTACGGCGGCTAACGTCAACCCTGAAAGCGTAGCTACTTTCACCGTCAAGCTTAGCTACCACCGGTATACCTACATACCAGCTTGGGTACTGTAACTCCTTAAAGATCGGATAGTAGTACCAAGGGCAGGAGTTAAGGATCCTGTTGGCCCTATGAAGTAGGTGGCCTATTAAGGGTTCACCGTTATTAAGCTCCATCTTAGACGATTTACTAACACCTAGTAGGCTTACTCCGCGCGTATTAAGCTTAAAGTCTAATTCTTCGAGGAGTGTTTTAGTTGAAGATTTTAAAGCCGGGATGGCCATAAGGGCTCGGTCTAAAACGCATAGGTCGCCGGTCCTCAACCTATCCGACGCGGTTAGGGCTACTTCGAGCTCCATGGACATCATGAGCTCCTCAACTTCAAGCTTACTTCGAACTAGGGCGAAACGCTTTAAAGGCTCAAACCTATGGATGCGGGATTTACCACTCCATATGGCTGCTGCTACTTTAACTACGACGACCTTGAAGCTACCGCAATCGAAGGCTGTTTTCATCGAGGCGTCGACAGCTAAAATGTTGCATGTAGCCGGTAGAAGGGTAATGACGTGGAAGCGGTAATCCTTAACTGGTAACCCCCTTAACAGCCTACCTTTAACTTGTAGTACTGGGAATAGGTCGTCAAGTGCTTCACCCATAAGCGTACGCCCCGTAAGCCTAGGCCGGCTGTAAAGCCTATGTAGCTGCTCAATAACTCCTCTAACTCCTTGAAGCGGATATAGGTCTCCGGCCAATGTTAAAGCCAAAACCCGGCACCTTCAAGAGTGATAATTGAAGGTGGGGTAAAAAGGTAGTTATGGCAACGCCTTTACGCCTACCGTTACGCTTAAGGCTTACTGAGTCGTGCCGCTATCACCGTTATGCTCCGGGCGGACCATAACCTACAATTTGAAACCGATACACGATAATTGGTATCGTTGAAGAGAGACGAGAGATAGTAACAAAAGGTATATAAACTGAAACGGATACACTAATACAGTGACAGGCGAGGAGGACGTTAATGGTATCGCTAGTATGCATGGTTGGCCACGACTACCAGCGAATACTGGATGGCGTAAACCACTGGAGGAGTAAGGAGCCAATAGAGGCTATATACTTAATCTACGATAAGAAGAAGGATAAGTACGGTTACGCGTCTCAGAAGAACTCGAAAGAACTCGTAGACGAACTCGCCTTCGCAGGTCAAAGGCCAACCCAGATAGGTGTAAACCCTCAAAGCTACGAGGACGTATTCTCAACAATCTACCTAGTCCTTAGGAAGGAGGTGGATGAATGTAAAAGGAAGGTATTAATCGACGCTACCTCAACCACTAAGGAAGCTTACGGAGCCATAGTTACCGTATCCCTAATGTTCCCAGGCGTCTCAGTATACGTAGTACCGGCGGCCCAAGATCAGCGAGGTTGGTACGTCCCCGAGCCTAAATCACCAGGCTTCGAT includes:
- a CDS encoding ATP-binding protein, which encodes MQEGLRLGVVVWAEGSTVKFRVNEGLKVELGQLVKIEDVGVKYAARVYGFKPEALLTPVEVARISFKKERGEEVEFFDKPLRYYDTALATVVAQIDEDGEQHGPTSLPRLFSSVEALTGEDLEQLNLGTGDIPVGTVRVGHKATVKTVAINGVNAFPHHILVCSITGGGKTNFGKVLAWSVMKAQDPAYSMIIVDTESEYFDGGDPNHLGLVASPSADKKLFYVTGEVKTPCRRSYTFTYDGFKYERSVAVHPLEVAWEALHPEDFIQTGEFTPPQEALLWLVWHNYGDGWLSWLLEADLEELYRELGRRVQKSTIGVTKRKLRYMLGDKHVFKPGPCETDLIGSVLSAISKGMVVLIDMPNASDEQEKLLTVVIARRIFKYYEATRKRDSEAWVKLPTVLLMVEEAHRYLSKTALQGNGVKRENVFSIISKRGRKYKVGLCCITQMPGELDEPIIRQQLTKVILPLPTKPDYVKVIHYSPYLDDAAQEIKALDRGEALLVSPPSGIKFAVPVKIYSFEELVKNELKEDLNRVKSTTTTITTR
- a CDS encoding DNA double-strand break repair nuclease NurA, giving the protein MALTLAGDLYPLQGVRGVIEQLHRLYSRPRLTGRTLMGEALDDLFPVLQVKGRLLRGLPVKDYRFHVITLLPATCNILAVDASMKTAFDCGSFKVVVVKVAAAIWSGKSRIHRFEPLKRFALVRSKLEVEELMMSMELEVALTASDRLRTGDLCVLDRALMAIPALKSSTKTLLEELDFKLNTRGVSLLGVSKSSKMELNNGEPLIGHLLHRANRILNSCPWYYYPIFKELQYPSWYVGIPVVAKLDGESSYAFRVDVSRRSLRRSGLEVCLGMLASLQDPSTPGYPYPLRGVHEDAKIGRNELGMDRMVFLEALKEAGILSRFLADLKATGFKEEGLWCKRG
- a CDS encoding DUF6293 family protein, giving the protein MVSLVCMVGHDYQRILDGVNHWRSKEPIEAIYLIYDKKKDKYGYASQKNSKELVDELAFAGQRPTQIGVNPQSYEDVFSTIYLVLRKEVDECKRKVLIDATSTTKEAYGAIVTVSLMFPGVSVYVVPAAQDQRGWYVPEPKSPGFDEWFEKVRSVRGQTPQEIYLPGSRLERPSQEEERVLMILEERGGRVDSIKTLIEWCGETPTIPAVKNRFSRLVDKLVSKGLVIEEPSGKTKPLKLTGFGLVMAKALKNYHKIALAAVQALV